From Erinaceus europaeus chromosome 9, mEriEur2.1, whole genome shotgun sequence, one genomic window encodes:
- the LOC132540416 gene encoding uncharacterized protein LOC132540416 has product MAFSSACEEISKSVCPVFTRLFCCFWNIYLWTTLWFLPNASPQEPNASPQEPAFHRVAQGTGRGLPPHCSATVSRAADMTGPWGRAMAAYHGRHPGAPRPVPSARLAHPPSCYEVWTDPGPPGDHRLPAETGPPGRDLQLGSEGRRAKIRRDLSRDRNLQFLEVKLRKRPPLDNALPEQLRQYRSKFVFKMTCLHNKSFSPCILKTMCMCVFKVW; this is encoded by the coding sequence atggccttctcttctgcttgtgaagagatctccaaaagcGTCTGCCCtgtcttcacgagactgttttgctgtttctggaacatttatctctggaccactctgtggtttctgcccaatgccagcccacaggagcccaacgccagcccgcaggagccggctttccaccgtgtggcacagggcactgggcgtgggctccctccacactgctcggccactgtaagcagggcagcagacatgacagggccatggggcagggccatggcggcctatcatggccgccaccccggggcacctcggcccgtgccttctgcacggctggcccacccgccctcatgctatgaagtctggacagatcctggaccacctggagaccacaggctccctgccgaaactgggccccctggccgagatctccagcttgggtctgaaggcagacgagctaaaatACGGAGAGATttatccagagatcgcaacctgcaattcctagaagtgaagctgcgcaagaggccaccgctggacaatgcactcccagaacagctaagacagtatagatctaaattcgtgtttaaaatgacatgtcttcataacaaaagtttctctccttgtatattgaagaccatgtgtatgtgtgtgtttaaagtttggtaa